In Arthrobacter sp. StoSoilB5, one genomic interval encodes:
- a CDS encoding Rrf2 family transcriptional regulator, with amino-acid sequence MKINAFADVSLRAVMVLASAPEGTLLTTQAVADAVGTPYNHVSKAMVRLRSLGLIDVERGRLGGSRLNEAGRQATVGQLLRHLDSRQDPAECQSPNRDCPLITECGLRHAMNRAREAFYRELDTVVISSLPHARQMNPVFQTIGLRPEFRTPATLP; translated from the coding sequence ATGAAAATCAACGCGTTCGCAGATGTGAGCCTCCGCGCCGTCATGGTGTTGGCTTCCGCCCCTGAGGGTACGTTGCTGACAACCCAGGCTGTTGCCGACGCTGTAGGGACTCCGTATAACCATGTCAGTAAGGCCATGGTCCGATTGCGTAGCCTTGGATTGATTGATGTGGAACGAGGCCGACTTGGTGGCTCGCGCCTGAACGAAGCTGGGCGCCAAGCAACTGTTGGCCAACTCCTTCGCCACCTGGACAGTCGGCAGGACCCAGCCGAATGCCAGTCTCCCAACCGCGACTGCCCCCTCATCACAGAGTGCGGTCTCCGCCACGCCATGAACCGCGCCCGCGAAGCGTTCTATCGCGAGCTCGACACCGTCGTCATCTCCTCCCTGCCGCATGCCCGGCAAATGAATCCGGTCTTCCAAACGATCGGCCTCCGGCCCGAGTTCAGGACCCCCGCAACCCTGCCCTGA
- a CDS encoding phosphomannomutase/phosphoglucomutase, which yields MTSEQNKNFDLSASFKAYDVRGIVGESITAEIVEAVGAAFIDVLGLEGETVLVGGDMRPSSPEFSQAFANGAATRGANVQLLDLISTDELYYACGALNAAGATFTASHNPAEYNGIKMAKAGAQPISSESGLKEIQALAEQYLNERNIPAAAVRGQIGVRDVLKDYSEYLRQLVDLSGSRPLKIVVDAGNGMAGLTTPAVLGNKLLPALPFEIIPLYFELDGSFPNHPANPLEPENLRDLQAAVIKHGADIGLAFDGDADRCFVIDEKGEPVSPSAITGMVARREIARARAAGEQTPVIIHNLLTSKAVPELVAKDGGRAVRTRVGHSFIKAVMAEEGAVFGGEHSAHFYFRDFWNADTGMLAAMHVLAALGEQDGPLSELGREYEPYVSSGEINSEIEDKAGAVERVRLDFQADDVEIDHMDGSTFTATDGSWWFNLRPSNTEPFLRLNAEAKDLPTMEKIRDRVLALVRA from the coding sequence GTGACTAGCGAGCAGAACAAGAACTTCGACCTCTCGGCATCCTTCAAGGCGTACGACGTCCGGGGCATCGTGGGGGAATCCATCACGGCCGAAATCGTCGAGGCAGTCGGTGCTGCCTTCATCGACGTCTTGGGCCTTGAGGGTGAAACCGTCCTTGTTGGCGGGGACATGCGCCCGTCCTCGCCGGAATTCAGCCAGGCCTTCGCAAACGGTGCTGCCACCCGGGGCGCCAACGTCCAGTTGCTGGACCTGATCTCCACCGACGAGCTTTACTACGCCTGCGGTGCCCTGAACGCAGCCGGTGCCACGTTCACCGCCAGCCACAACCCGGCCGAGTACAACGGCATCAAAATGGCCAAGGCCGGGGCGCAACCCATTTCCTCCGAGAGCGGCCTGAAGGAAATCCAGGCCCTCGCCGAGCAGTACCTGAACGAACGCAACATCCCCGCCGCAGCGGTGCGCGGGCAGATCGGCGTCCGGGACGTGTTGAAGGACTACTCCGAATACCTGCGCCAGCTGGTGGACCTCTCTGGTTCCCGTCCGTTGAAGATCGTCGTGGATGCCGGCAACGGTATGGCCGGGCTGACCACCCCGGCAGTGCTTGGCAACAAACTCCTCCCAGCATTGCCGTTCGAGATCATCCCGCTTTACTTCGAACTGGACGGCTCGTTCCCGAACCACCCGGCCAACCCGCTGGAACCGGAAAACCTCCGCGACCTCCAAGCCGCCGTCATCAAGCACGGCGCGGACATCGGCCTGGCTTTCGACGGCGACGCCGACCGCTGCTTCGTGATCGACGAAAAGGGCGAGCCCGTCTCCCCTTCGGCGATCACCGGCATGGTCGCACGCCGCGAGATCGCCCGCGCCCGGGCCGCAGGTGAACAGACCCCGGTGATCATCCACAACCTGCTCACGTCCAAGGCCGTTCCCGAGCTCGTGGCCAAGGACGGCGGCCGGGCCGTCCGGACCCGGGTCGGTCATTCCTTCATCAAAGCTGTCATGGCCGAAGAAGGTGCCGTGTTCGGCGGGGAGCACTCCGCCCACTTCTATTTCCGTGATTTCTGGAACGCGGACACCGGCATGCTCGCCGCGATGCACGTCCTGGCAGCACTCGGTGAGCAAGATGGTCCCTTGTCCGAGCTCGGCCGCGAGTACGAGCCCTACGTTTCCTCTGGGGAAATCAACTCCGAGATCGAAGACAAAGCAGGCGCCGTCGAGCGGGTCCGCCTCGATTTCCAGGCCGATGATGTCGAGATAGACCACATGGACGGCAGCACCTTCACCGCCACGGATGGGAGCTGGTGGTTCAACCTGCGCCCCTCCAACACCGAGCCCTTCCTCCGCCTGAACGCCGAAGCCAAGGACCTCCCCACCATGGAAAAAATCCGCGACCGCGTCCTGGCACTCGTCCGGGCATAA
- a CDS encoding RecQ family ATP-dependent DNA helicase, producing the protein MANNPLNAVVSVESPTRQQALACLRELVGHPEADFHDGQFEAIEALVDAGRRALVVQRTGWGKSAVYFVSSLLLRRRGAGPTLIVSPLLALMRDQVAAAARAGVRAVAINSANALEWDTVLAQLAADEVDVLLVSPERLTNPSFRENQLPELIRRTGLLVIDEAHCISDWGHDFRPDYRRIADLIAQLPESVPVLATTATANSRVVHDIEEQLGAGVLTIRGALGRESLRLGVLNLADSRDRLGWLLTHLADLPGSGIIYTLTVSAAEDTARLLSEAGHNVLSYTGRTDPADRERAEQLLKDNQVKALVATSALGMGFDKPDLGFVIHLGAPSSPVAYYQQVGRAGRGAANADVLLLPGSEDREIWQYFATASMPSAEKADAVLRVLGEANTATSTVALEARVDLRRTPLELLLKVLAVDGAVERVGGGWRATGRPWTYDAERYARIAEARVDEQDSMVIYQDTAGCRMEYITSVLDDESAAPCGRCDNCAGRWFPVDIAAAAVDAAGQTLRRAGIAVEPRLQWPSGMERLGVGVKGKIKPHESIAEGRVLARLTDLGWGGALRELFGAGAPDRAVDPAMLQACVQVLREWSGADGGAAWSGVGRPAAVVSIPSRSKPQLVDSLAQGIAGIGRMPYLGQLQPENGGPTGSRGGNSAYRLAGVWDRLAVGPELAQALGGIVGQPVLLVDDLIDSRWTLTIAARALRLSGVGAVLPLALAQAG; encoded by the coding sequence ATGGCCAACAATCCCCTAAATGCCGTCGTTTCCGTGGAATCCCCTACCCGTCAGCAGGCTTTGGCTTGTCTTCGCGAGCTTGTGGGGCACCCTGAAGCTGACTTCCATGACGGCCAGTTCGAGGCCATTGAGGCCTTGGTGGACGCTGGCCGCCGTGCGCTGGTGGTCCAACGCACTGGTTGGGGAAAATCAGCCGTCTACTTCGTCTCTTCCTTGTTGCTGCGCCGCAGGGGTGCCGGGCCCACGCTGATCGTGTCTCCACTTCTCGCGCTCATGCGGGACCAAGTGGCGGCAGCCGCACGGGCCGGAGTCCGTGCAGTAGCCATCAACTCTGCCAACGCACTTGAGTGGGACACTGTCCTGGCCCAATTGGCAGCTGACGAGGTTGACGTTCTCCTGGTATCGCCCGAGCGCCTCACCAATCCCTCGTTCAGGGAGAACCAGTTGCCCGAGCTGATCCGGAGGACCGGGTTGCTCGTCATCGACGAAGCCCACTGTATTTCGGATTGGGGTCACGACTTCAGGCCCGATTACCGGCGAATCGCGGATCTCATTGCGCAGCTGCCTGAATCCGTTCCAGTCCTGGCCACCACGGCTACTGCAAACTCACGCGTGGTTCACGATATCGAGGAACAACTCGGCGCCGGAGTCCTGACCATCAGGGGCGCACTTGGCCGTGAGTCGCTCCGGCTCGGCGTTCTCAATCTCGCAGACTCACGTGATCGCCTGGGTTGGTTGCTGACGCACCTGGCTGACCTGCCCGGCAGCGGGATCATTTACACACTGACTGTTTCAGCCGCAGAGGACACCGCCCGGCTTCTTTCCGAGGCTGGACACAACGTGTTGTCCTACACCGGCCGGACGGATCCGGCCGATCGCGAGCGGGCAGAACAACTCCTCAAGGACAACCAGGTCAAGGCGCTTGTGGCCACCTCCGCGTTGGGGATGGGATTCGATAAACCGGATCTCGGCTTCGTCATCCACCTCGGAGCGCCGTCCTCGCCGGTTGCCTATTACCAGCAGGTTGGCCGGGCTGGCCGAGGCGCAGCCAACGCGGACGTCCTGTTGCTTCCTGGCTCCGAAGACCGCGAAATATGGCAATACTTTGCCACCGCATCCATGCCTTCAGCCGAAAAAGCCGACGCCGTGCTGAGGGTGCTTGGTGAGGCCAACACGGCCACGTCCACCGTGGCGCTGGAGGCTCGCGTGGACCTTCGCCGTACGCCCCTGGAACTCCTCCTTAAGGTTTTGGCAGTTGACGGTGCAGTTGAACGCGTAGGTGGCGGTTGGCGGGCCACAGGACGGCCATGGACCTACGATGCCGAGCGCTATGCGCGAATCGCGGAGGCCCGGGTGGATGAGCAGGACTCCATGGTGATCTACCAGGACACCGCAGGTTGTCGCATGGAGTACATCACCTCCGTGCTCGATGACGAGTCCGCAGCCCCGTGCGGCCGTTGTGACAATTGCGCGGGACGCTGGTTCCCGGTGGACATTGCAGCTGCTGCGGTCGATGCAGCAGGCCAGACGCTCCGACGAGCCGGAATCGCGGTGGAGCCGCGGCTTCAGTGGCCCAGCGGGATGGAAAGGCTGGGCGTGGGGGTCAAGGGCAAGATCAAGCCGCATGAAAGCATCGCTGAAGGCCGCGTCCTGGCCAGGCTGACGGACCTTGGGTGGGGTGGCGCGCTCCGCGAGCTCTTCGGTGCCGGGGCCCCCGATCGTGCAGTGGACCCCGCGATGCTGCAGGCCTGCGTCCAGGTGCTGCGCGAATGGTCGGGGGCAGACGGCGGAGCAGCCTGGAGTGGGGTGGGTCGCCCGGCGGCAGTTGTCAGCATTCCCTCGAGGAGCAAGCCGCAACTTGTGGACTCCCTGGCGCAAGGAATCGCGGGCATAGGGCGGATGCCGTACCTGGGTCAGTTGCAGCCAGAGAATGGAGGTCCCACAGGATCCCGTGGCGGCAACAGCGCTTACAGGCTCGCAGGAGTGTGGGACCGCCTAGCCGTTGGCCCGGAGCTCGCGCAGGCGCTCGGAGGTATTGTCGGGCAGCCAGTGCTCTTGGTGGACGACCTCATCGACAGCCGGTGGACATTGACCATCGCTGCGAGGGCTCTCAGACTTTCCGGCGTGGGTGCGGTGCTACCGCTCGCCCTGGCTCAAGCGGGGTAG
- a CDS encoding MFS transporter → MSTNPSNTDVEAANETSWRPRLALLVAATFFMEFLDGTILTTAIPSIASDFRAAPADINITMTAYLVTVAMGIPLSSWLAERFGARRIFCLAISVFTVASLLCAVSTDLTMLTFSRVAQGMGGAMMVPVGTLVVLRGTPKSELLRATAYLVWPGLLAPVLAPMVGGALTTFLSWHWIFIINVPLGLAAFIAALRLVPQTHFDAQRRLDWFGLLLTTVGVGSLVVGLETLGGHASNVLAVVVVIAGVMSLAGAVWWMSKASVPLFNLSVFGTRTFRATSTGGFIYRLTISSVPFLLPLMFQDGFGWDPLKAGVMVAAVFVGNIGIKPATTPLIRRFGFKPVLVFASFASAVTFALCALLDAQTPEPIIFALLLFSGAFRSIGFSAYASVQYADIGPEQLPSANAISATLVQLAAAAGIAVGALFLRLFEATDVLGADQVSAYKGAFIAMAVLMLASTVDSLALHRHAGAEVSHGAKHS, encoded by the coding sequence ATGAGCACAAACCCGAGCAACACGGACGTCGAAGCGGCCAACGAAACCAGTTGGCGCCCGCGATTGGCCTTGTTGGTGGCGGCAACATTCTTCATGGAGTTTCTCGACGGGACCATCCTCACCACGGCCATTCCCAGCATCGCATCAGATTTCCGGGCGGCACCGGCTGACATCAACATCACCATGACTGCGTATTTAGTGACGGTTGCAATGGGCATCCCGTTGAGCAGTTGGCTTGCCGAGCGGTTCGGCGCGCGCAGGATCTTCTGTCTGGCCATATCTGTGTTCACCGTTGCTTCCCTCCTCTGCGCAGTCAGCACCGACTTGACCATGCTGACGTTCAGCCGGGTGGCGCAGGGGATGGGCGGGGCCATGATGGTTCCTGTGGGCACGCTGGTGGTATTGCGGGGCACCCCCAAATCTGAACTTCTCCGTGCCACTGCCTACTTGGTGTGGCCCGGCCTCCTTGCTCCGGTTTTGGCTCCAATGGTGGGCGGAGCCCTCACAACTTTCCTGTCGTGGCACTGGATCTTCATCATCAACGTCCCACTCGGCCTGGCCGCCTTCATCGCCGCGCTCAGGTTGGTGCCGCAGACACATTTTGATGCCCAACGCCGCCTTGACTGGTTTGGCCTGCTGCTGACTACTGTCGGCGTGGGGTCCCTTGTAGTGGGTCTGGAAACGTTGGGTGGACATGCATCCAATGTGCTGGCCGTCGTGGTGGTCATCGCGGGGGTCATGTCTCTGGCAGGTGCCGTCTGGTGGATGAGCAAAGCAAGTGTTCCGCTGTTCAACCTCAGCGTGTTCGGCACCAGGACTTTCAGGGCGACATCCACGGGCGGTTTCATTTACCGGCTGACCATCAGTTCGGTCCCGTTCCTGCTGCCTTTGATGTTCCAGGATGGATTTGGCTGGGATCCCCTGAAAGCCGGAGTCATGGTGGCTGCGGTTTTCGTGGGCAACATCGGGATCAAGCCAGCCACCACGCCCCTGATAAGGCGCTTTGGGTTCAAACCGGTTCTGGTCTTTGCATCGTTCGCGTCAGCCGTGACGTTTGCCTTGTGTGCGTTGCTGGATGCCCAAACACCCGAGCCCATTATTTTCGCGTTGTTGCTGTTCAGCGGGGCCTTCCGATCCATAGGCTTCTCCGCCTATGCTTCCGTGCAGTATGCCGACATTGGGCCGGAACAGTTGCCCTCGGCCAACGCGATCTCGGCGACGCTCGTCCAGTTGGCGGCTGCGGCAGGGATCGCCGTGGGTGCTTTGTTCCTGAGGCTGTTCGAGGCAACGGACGTGCTTGGGGCGGACCAGGTGTCGGCCTATAAGGGGGCCTTCATAGCCATGGCTGTGCTGATGCTGGCCAGCACTGTGGACAGCCTGGCCCTTCACCGGCATGCTGGCGCCGAAGTCAGCCACGGAGCGAAGCACAGCTAA
- a CDS encoding prolyl oligopeptidase family serine peptidase, whose protein sequence is MTTTEADQTPLPDNDTDLGTKSGPRHAAAIAPEPTDENVWLEDIHGEEQLAWVREQNARTEDLLEDADYAAVEAGILEVLDSTDRIAMVNKRGDFYYNFWKDQEHPKGLWRRTTWESYVSEAPEWDVLLDIDALAAAEGVEWVFHGAGFLRPLDGDEYRLAMVSLSPDGGDANRHREFDVESRTFVDPAAGGFDVPTAKGNVSWLDADTLLVSSTAEGLPATTSSYARTGVKLRRGQSLAQAERIFDIPEDHMLAMVAHDSTPGFERTFAVDYIDFYNRTTWLLREDSWVAIDVPTDVNISAHREWLMFRPQKDWDVSGATYPSGSLLAADFEGYLAGSRQFVVLFAPDHHTSLQSWSWTKDYLLLNLLRDVSSEIRVLDPSRVDSDGGWVATVLDACPPLHDVNAYAVDDEDDSDSGAGNDYWLIATGFTTPTTLTRGTLTAGPAASSVTGPAAGVTSQHAVVKRSPSFFNDGDYEVQQHFAVSADGTKVPYFQVASKDLVLDGQNPTQLSGYGGFEVSRTPAYSGTIGRAWLERRTSAAALADGSGSHARGGVYVVANIRGGGEYGPSWHRAALQEKRHRAYEDFAAVAQDLISRGVTSRRRLGCVGGSNGGLLVGNMLTQYPELFGAVSCGVPLLDMRRYTKLSAGYSWIAEYGDPDVPEQWDFIRTFSPYHLLHDGVEYPETFIWTATSDDRVGPVQARKMAARMQAMGIPNVWFHEALEGGHAGASDNRQAAALQARSNHFLWRALAGSN, encoded by the coding sequence ATGACCACCACAGAAGCTGATCAGACGCCCCTCCCTGACAACGACACTGATCTGGGGACCAAGTCCGGGCCTCGCCACGCTGCGGCAATCGCGCCCGAACCCACGGATGAGAACGTGTGGTTGGAGGACATTCACGGCGAAGAACAGCTTGCCTGGGTCCGCGAACAGAACGCGCGAACCGAAGATTTGCTGGAGGACGCAGACTACGCAGCGGTTGAAGCCGGCATCCTGGAGGTCCTGGATTCAACTGACCGGATCGCCATGGTGAACAAACGCGGCGATTTCTACTACAACTTCTGGAAGGACCAGGAGCACCCCAAGGGCCTTTGGCGCCGTACTACCTGGGAAAGTTACGTTTCCGAGGCTCCCGAATGGGACGTGCTGCTGGACATCGATGCCCTGGCCGCCGCAGAAGGCGTCGAGTGGGTGTTCCATGGGGCTGGGTTCCTCCGTCCGTTGGACGGCGACGAGTACCGCTTGGCCATGGTTTCGCTATCCCCCGACGGCGGCGACGCCAACCGCCACCGCGAGTTCGACGTCGAATCCCGCACCTTTGTTGACCCTGCCGCTGGCGGATTCGATGTGCCCACGGCAAAAGGCAACGTGAGTTGGCTGGACGCGGACACGCTGCTGGTGTCCAGTACGGCAGAGGGGTTGCCTGCAACTACCTCGTCGTACGCCCGAACCGGCGTGAAGCTGCGTCGCGGCCAGTCCCTTGCCCAGGCCGAGCGGATCTTCGACATCCCTGAAGACCACATGCTGGCCATGGTGGCACATGACTCGACCCCGGGCTTCGAACGGACCTTCGCCGTCGACTACATCGACTTCTATAACCGCACTACGTGGCTGTTGCGCGAGGACTCATGGGTTGCCATCGATGTTCCCACCGATGTGAACATCAGCGCGCACCGCGAATGGTTGATGTTCCGCCCGCAGAAGGACTGGGACGTGTCCGGTGCTACCTACCCCTCCGGTTCCTTGCTGGCCGCTGACTTCGAGGGCTATTTGGCCGGATCGCGGCAGTTCGTGGTGCTGTTTGCCCCTGACCACCACACTTCCCTGCAGTCATGGAGTTGGACCAAGGACTATCTGCTGCTTAACCTGCTGCGCGACGTCTCTTCCGAGATCAGGGTGCTGGACCCTTCCCGCGTGGATTCCGACGGCGGCTGGGTTGCCACCGTCCTGGACGCCTGTCCGCCGCTTCACGACGTCAATGCGTACGCCGTGGACGATGAAGACGATTCCGACTCCGGCGCGGGAAATGACTACTGGTTGATCGCCACCGGCTTCACCACGCCCACTACCCTCACCCGAGGGACCCTCACTGCAGGGCCGGCGGCTTCATCCGTTACCGGACCGGCTGCCGGGGTCACCAGCCAGCACGCCGTGGTGAAGCGATCGCCGTCGTTCTTCAATGACGGCGACTATGAGGTCCAGCAGCATTTCGCTGTCTCGGCGGATGGGACGAAAGTCCCCTACTTCCAGGTGGCATCCAAGGACCTGGTCCTGGACGGACAAAATCCCACTCAGCTTTCCGGCTATGGAGGCTTCGAAGTTTCCCGCACGCCTGCCTACAGCGGCACCATTGGCAGGGCTTGGCTGGAGCGTCGCACTTCCGCCGCTGCCTTGGCAGACGGGTCCGGCTCACACGCACGCGGGGGCGTGTACGTCGTTGCGAACATCCGCGGTGGCGGCGAATACGGACCCTCGTGGCACAGGGCAGCGTTGCAGGAAAAGCGGCACCGGGCCTACGAAGACTTCGCTGCCGTGGCGCAGGATCTGATTTCCCGCGGCGTGACCAGCCGCCGTCGGCTCGGCTGCGTGGGCGGGTCCAACGGCGGCCTGTTGGTGGGCAACATGCTGACCCAGTACCCCGAGCTGTTCGGTGCGGTGTCCTGCGGCGTGCCGTTGCTGGACATGCGCCGCTATACCAAGCTCTCTGCCGGATATTCATGGATCGCGGAGTACGGAGACCCCGATGTGCCTGAGCAGTGGGATTTCATCCGTACGTTCTCGCCCTATCACCTGCTTCACGACGGCGTCGAGTACCCCGAAACGTTCATCTGGACCGCGACCTCGGATGATCGGGTAGGCCCCGTTCAAGCCCGAAAGATGGCAGCCCGGATGCAGGCGATGGGTATCCCGAATGTCTGGTTCCACGAAGCACTCGAAGGCGGGCACGCGGGCGCCTCGGACAACCGACAGGCCGCCGCGCTCCAAGCGAGAAGCAACCACTTTCTCTGGCGCGCGTTGGCCGGGAGCAACTGA